One window of the Marinilactibacillus sp. Marseille-P9653 genome contains the following:
- the araA gene encoding L-arabinose isomerase, with product MLKTEEKVFWLVVGSQHLYGSETLEQVEDHAKEMVEVLNKEASFPYPLEYKALVTTADEIKNVMKEVNYQDKVAGVVTWMHTFSPAKLWIPGTKLLQKPLLHLATQYHKEIPWDSIDMDFMNLNQSAHGDREYGFINARLRLNNKIVVGHYQDPDVHKEMSDWMLSAIGFVESQNIKVARFGDNMRNVGVTEGDKVEAAIQFGWTVDYYGIGDLVEEMSHVTDEEIQETFEECGELYDMEYRDNDQAFFDEHVKEQIRIEIGLRRFLERGGYTAFTTNFEDLHGMKQLPGMAVQRLNAEGYGFAGEGDWKTAALDRLMKVMANNISTGFMEDYTYNMTKGNEYIVQSHMLEVDPTFAETKPRVVVNPLGIGDKEDPARLVFDGKAGEGLTVSMLDMGSHYRLMVNTFTAETPKEEAPKLPVARVIWKPNPDFKTGIKKWIQAGGGHHTVATLALSLDVILDWAKLVDIETVVID from the coding sequence ATGTTAAAAACAGAAGAAAAAGTATTTTGGTTGGTTGTAGGTAGTCAGCATCTATATGGTTCAGAAACACTTGAACAAGTCGAAGATCATGCTAAAGAAATGGTAGAAGTACTAAACAAAGAAGCTTCTTTTCCTTATCCATTAGAATACAAAGCATTAGTAACAACTGCTGATGAAATTAAAAATGTTATGAAAGAAGTGAACTATCAGGATAAAGTAGCTGGTGTCGTTACTTGGATGCATACATTCTCACCAGCTAAATTATGGATTCCCGGAACAAAATTACTACAAAAGCCTTTATTACACTTAGCTACTCAATATCATAAAGAGATTCCATGGGATTCAATCGATATGGATTTCATGAACTTGAATCAAAGTGCTCACGGTGATAGAGAATATGGATTTATCAACGCTCGCTTGCGCTTAAACAACAAAATCGTTGTAGGCCATTATCAAGATCCAGATGTTCATAAAGAAATGTCTGACTGGATGTTATCTGCGATTGGATTTGTAGAATCTCAAAATATTAAAGTTGCTCGTTTTGGAGATAACATGAGAAACGTTGGCGTAACTGAAGGAGACAAAGTCGAAGCTGCAATTCAATTTGGATGGACTGTTGATTATTACGGAATTGGTGACCTTGTAGAAGAAATGAGTCATGTTACTGATGAAGAGATTCAAGAAACATTTGAAGAATGTGGTGAACTATACGATATGGAATATCGCGATAATGATCAAGCGTTCTTTGACGAACACGTCAAAGAACAAATCAGAATCGAAATTGGTTTAAGAAGATTCCTTGAACGTGGAGGCTATACGGCATTCACAACGAACTTTGAAGACCTTCACGGTATGAAGCAACTTCCGGGTATGGCGGTTCAAAGACTGAATGCTGAAGGTTATGGTTTCGCAGGTGAAGGTGATTGGAAGACAGCGGCACTTGACCGTTTGATGAAAGTTATGGCGAACAATATCTCTACTGGCTTTATGGAAGATTATACTTATAACATGACTAAAGGAAATGAATATATCGTTCAATCTCACATGTTAGAAGTTGATCCTACTTTTGCTGAAACGAAACCACGTGTGGTGGTTAATCCACTAGGTATTGGTGATAAAGAAGATCCAGCCCGTCTTGTCTTTGATGGTAAAGCTGGAGAAGGTTTGACAGTATCTATGTTAGACATGGGTTCTCATTACCGTCTGATGGTGAATACGTTCACTGCTGAGACACCTAAAGAAGAAGCACCAAAACTGCCAGTAGCAAGAGTAATCTGGAAGCCGAATCCTGACTTTAAAACAGGTATTAAAAAATGGATCCAAGCTGGTGGAGGACACCATACGGTAGCTACATTAGCGCTGAGCTTAGACGTCATTCTTGACTGGGCAAAACTTGTAGATATTGAAACAGTTGTAATTGATTAA
- a CDS encoding glycoside hydrolase family 127 protein: MLDSNITIKDEFWKRYIDLIKTEMIPFQWNVLHDQEDIKIDKERDDANIPSEKSHAIENFRIAAGRSEGHHYGWLFQDSDVYKWLESAANVYKITKDDQLKQMMDEVIELIKDTQEDDGYLSTFYQIDAPQLKFRKLFESHELYCAGHLIEAAVAHYQATDDDRLIEVVKKYVECIQTHFGPEEDKINGADGHQEIELALVKLYEVTKDESYLKLSEWFLEVRGQDPDFYRKQMEENIELGLDDRAPIMINNVYHQSHKPVTEQTEAVGHAVRLVYMAAAMADVAYHTKNEKLFKAAKRIWKNIVKKRMYITGGVGSTVHGEAFTFDFDLPNDTMYCETCAAIGLMFFAKAMMKNEVDAEYAHVMERALYNSVISGMALDGKHFFYVNPLEVNPEASQKDPGKSHVKSTRPSWFGCACCPPNIARTLTSLEKYLYSEKEDTLYVNIFMDHSGKISLNNQEIEIEQKVSFEDEGSLELSVDAPKAFTLGIRIPTWASNLSIKQDGSEIDFEVADGYAMIPVNEKIVLTLSFDVSVLMHQAHPKVRDDLGKVALQRGPFVYCMEETDNESDLHLMRLKNHIRAEKVSDSVLGSHVALKAQGEKRVIDEEWENVLYRTYKEPVYEEKDLTFIPYHLWANRSVGEMMVWVSKK; encoded by the coding sequence ATGTTAGATTCAAACATCACAATTAAAGATGAATTTTGGAAGCGGTATATCGATTTGATAAAAACTGAAATGATTCCTTTTCAGTGGAACGTATTACATGATCAGGAAGACATCAAAATTGATAAAGAACGTGATGACGCCAATATACCATCTGAAAAAAGTCACGCTATAGAAAACTTTAGAATTGCAGCAGGTCGCTCAGAAGGACATCACTATGGTTGGTTATTCCAAGATTCTGATGTTTACAAGTGGTTAGAGTCAGCGGCTAATGTTTATAAAATTACGAAAGACGATCAGCTAAAACAGATGATGGATGAAGTGATTGAACTGATTAAAGATACTCAAGAAGATGATGGTTACCTTAGTACTTTTTACCAAATAGATGCACCTCAATTAAAATTTCGAAAGCTATTTGAAAGCCATGAGCTCTACTGTGCAGGCCATTTGATTGAAGCAGCCGTTGCGCATTACCAAGCAACAGATGATGATCGCTTAATTGAAGTTGTAAAAAAATACGTAGAATGTATTCAAACTCACTTTGGACCTGAGGAAGACAAAATCAATGGTGCAGACGGTCATCAAGAAATTGAGCTGGCGCTTGTTAAACTGTACGAAGTTACAAAGGATGAATCTTATTTAAAATTAAGTGAGTGGTTCCTTGAAGTTCGTGGTCAAGATCCTGACTTTTACAGAAAACAGATGGAAGAGAATATTGAACTGGGCTTAGACGATCGTGCGCCAATTATGATTAATAATGTCTATCATCAATCCCACAAGCCAGTGACTGAACAAACAGAAGCAGTGGGTCATGCAGTAAGACTCGTTTACATGGCTGCTGCTATGGCTGATGTGGCTTATCACACAAAAAATGAAAAACTTTTCAAAGCGGCTAAGCGAATCTGGAAAAATATTGTGAAAAAGAGAATGTACATCACGGGTGGAGTCGGTTCTACAGTTCACGGTGAAGCATTTACATTTGATTTCGACCTACCGAACGATACGATGTACTGTGAAACGTGTGCTGCTATCGGCCTAATGTTCTTTGCAAAAGCTATGATGAAAAATGAAGTTGATGCGGAATATGCACATGTCATGGAACGGGCCTTATATAACTCTGTTATCAGCGGAATGGCACTGGATGGAAAACATTTCTTCTATGTTAACCCACTTGAAGTCAACCCAGAAGCCAGCCAAAAAGATCCTGGAAAAAGTCATGTGAAATCAACAAGACCATCTTGGTTTGGGTGTGCTTGTTGTCCACCGAACATTGCAAGAACGCTCACTTCACTTGAAAAATATTTATATAGTGAAAAAGAAGATACCCTATACGTGAATATATTTATGGACCATTCAGGTAAAATCTCTCTGAACAATCAAGAAATTGAAATTGAACAAAAGGTTTCGTTTGAAGATGAAGGTTCGCTTGAGCTATCAGTAGATGCTCCAAAGGCCTTTACGCTCGGTATCAGAATACCAACATGGGCAAGTAATCTTTCAATTAAGCAAGATGGATCAGAAATAGATTTTGAAGTAGCTGATGGCTACGCGATGATTCCGGTAAATGAAAAAATCGTTTTAACGCTTAGTTTTGATGTTTCAGTGCTTATGCATCAGGCGCATCCTAAAGTTAGAGATGATTTAGGAAAAGTAGCGCTACAAAGAGGCCCATTTGTTTATTGTATGGAAGAAACGGACAACGAGTCAGACCTACATTTAATGAGATTGAAAAATCATATTCGTGCAGAAAAAGTTAGTGACTCGGTGTTAGGATCCCATGTTGCACTTAAAGCACAAGGTGAAAAAAGAGTCATTGATGAAGAGTGGGAAAACGTATTATATAGAACATACAAAGAACCTGTTTACGAAGAAAAAGATTTGACCTTTATACCTTATCATCTATGGGCTAACCGTTCAGTTGGTGAAATGATGGTCTGGGTATCTAAGAAGTAA
- a CDS encoding GntR family transcriptional regulator — MLNEPKYITIKKELQEKIKNNSYLLGSKIPSEAELRKQFDVSRHTIRQAVSELVNEGFLVKQQGSGTFVSDLYKKEIVTSSKRTIGVITTYLSDYIFPSIIRGIEEELSKHDYSLMLSSTRNNVDNERTSLESMIDQNVDGLIVEPTKSNLMNPNLNYYLNLSERPIPMVMLNASYEELDFPVVAIDDVKAGRIATEHLIDLNHTNIGIITKADDLQGKNRLKGYIRALYDAKLSFDNNYIIRYDTETKETLPEMIRDLLLSENVPTSFVCYNDEVAVMLIKEINAIGKVCPDDFSVVSHDNSFYSTTLPSVKLTSVEHPKENLGRQAAMMLVKSIEEETKLESYIFDPELIVRNSTKRLRENTKIEIAHS; from the coding sequence ATGTTGAATGAGCCGAAGTATATAACGATAAAAAAAGAATTGCAAGAAAAAATTAAAAATAATAGTTATTTATTAGGAAGTAAAATTCCTTCTGAAGCAGAATTGCGAAAACAGTTTGACGTCAGTAGACATACCATTAGACAAGCGGTATCCGAATTAGTAAATGAAGGATTTTTAGTGAAGCAGCAAGGTTCAGGAACGTTTGTCAGTGACCTATATAAAAAAGAAATTGTTACTTCTTCAAAAAGAACGATAGGTGTAATCACTACTTATTTATCGGATTATATTTTCCCTTCAATCATTAGGGGTATTGAAGAAGAGCTTTCTAAACATGATTACTCTTTAATGCTATCAAGTACACGAAACAATGTAGACAATGAGCGAACATCTTTAGAAAGCATGATAGATCAGAATGTAGATGGGTTGATCGTTGAACCAACAAAAAGCAACTTAATGAATCCAAACTTGAATTACTATCTTAATCTATCAGAAAGACCCATACCTATGGTTATGCTGAATGCTTCGTATGAAGAATTAGACTTCCCAGTTGTTGCAATAGATGATGTCAAAGCGGGACGAATAGCTACTGAGCATTTAATTGATCTGAATCATACTAACATCGGTATTATAACTAAGGCAGACGATTTACAAGGTAAAAATCGTCTGAAAGGGTATATTAGAGCGTTATATGATGCAAAACTTTCATTCGATAATAATTACATTATACGTTACGATACAGAGACAAAAGAAACGCTTCCTGAAATGATTCGTGATTTGTTGTTGTCTGAAAACGTACCGACTAGTTTCGTCTGCTATAACGACGAAGTAGCTGTCATGTTAATTAAAGAGATTAATGCAATTGGAAAAGTATGTCCAGATGATTTTTCAGTTGTTTCCCACGACAATAGCTTCTATAGTACAACTTTACCCTCTGTAAAGTTAACTTCAGTGGAACATCCAAAAGAAAACTTAGGTAGACAGGCAGCGATGATGCTCGTCAAGTCAATAGAAGAGGAAACAAAACTTGAATCTTATATATTCGATCCGGAACTAATTGTACGAAATTCTACTAAACGTTTGAGAGAAAACACTAAAATTGAAATAGCCCATTCGTAG
- a CDS encoding xylulokinase has product MSAKMKNNLTLDQNTLSLGIEFGSTRVKAVLIDDTFAPIASGAYDWENKLVEGYWTYSLDEVWSGLQHAFSELSQNVKNDYDVILTNIGSIGFSGMMHGYLAFDKDEQLLVPFRTWRNTTTDVASKKLTELFEFNIPHRWSIAHLYQAVLNKEEHVQQIDYVTTLAGFVHWKLTGQKVIGVGEAAGMFPIDSHTVDYDRKRIEEFEALSDVQEYDWKLSQVLPEVLTAGSVAGVLSEEGARLLDPSGQLMPGIPLCPPEGDAGTGMVATNAVAERTGNVSAGTSVFSMIVLEEALSSYYEEIDMVTTPTGKPTAMVHCNNFTTDINAWAKLFGELVEVLGLNVDKDQLFTTLFEKSLEADADGGKLMSCNYYSGEPITGLEEGRPLFVQMPDSVLSLPNFMRTQIYSALATLKIGMDILIAKENVQVDQLLGHGGFFRTKYVGQKMMADALKVPVSVMETAGEGGPWGMALLASYLINKEAGQSMESFLNNQVFSIESPNSVEPSVTGSNDFEEFMERYTMMLEVEKTAVKSIT; this is encoded by the coding sequence ATGTCAGCTAAAATGAAAAATAATTTAACACTTGATCAAAATACCTTATCACTAGGTATAGAGTTTGGTTCTACTCGAGTAAAGGCAGTCTTAATAGACGATACATTTGCACCAATTGCAAGTGGCGCATACGACTGGGAAAATAAACTGGTTGAAGGCTACTGGACATACAGTTTGGACGAGGTTTGGTCTGGTCTGCAACATGCTTTTAGTGAACTTTCTCAAAATGTTAAAAATGATTATGATGTAATTTTGACAAACATCGGATCTATTGGCTTTTCAGGTATGATGCATGGCTATTTGGCATTTGATAAAGATGAACAATTATTAGTTCCTTTTAGAACTTGGAGAAATACGACAACAGATGTTGCTTCTAAAAAGCTTACAGAATTATTTGAATTCAATATTCCACATAGATGGAGTATTGCACATCTTTATCAAGCTGTTTTAAATAAAGAAGAACATGTTCAACAAATTGATTATGTAACGACATTAGCAGGTTTTGTTCATTGGAAACTTACTGGACAAAAAGTAATTGGTGTCGGAGAAGCAGCAGGAATGTTTCCTATAGATAGTCATACGGTTGATTATGACAGAAAGAGGATTGAAGAATTCGAGGCTCTTTCAGATGTTCAAGAATACGATTGGAAACTAAGTCAGGTCTTACCAGAAGTCCTTACTGCTGGATCTGTAGCGGGAGTATTATCTGAGGAGGGTGCTCGACTATTAGACCCTTCAGGACAATTAATGCCAGGTATTCCATTATGTCCACCAGAAGGTGATGCAGGAACAGGAATGGTTGCAACAAATGCTGTAGCAGAAAGAACTGGGAATGTATCTGCGGGCACGTCTGTATTTTCGATGATCGTTCTAGAAGAAGCACTTTCTAGTTATTATGAGGAAATTGATATGGTGACAACGCCAACGGGCAAACCTACGGCTATGGTACATTGTAATAACTTTACGACGGACATTAATGCATGGGCTAAATTATTCGGTGAACTGGTTGAAGTGTTAGGGCTTAACGTTGATAAAGATCAGCTATTTACAACATTATTTGAAAAATCTTTAGAAGCAGATGCTGATGGTGGTAAATTAATGAGTTGTAATTACTATTCTGGTGAACCGATTACAGGATTAGAAGAAGGACGACCACTATTTGTTCAAATGCCAGATAGTGTTCTATCGTTGCCAAACTTTATGCGTACACAAATTTATTCTGCTTTAGCGACTTTGAAAATAGGAATGGATATATTGATTGCTAAAGAAAATGTACAAGTTGATCAACTACTGGGTCATGGTGGTTTCTTCAGAACGAAGTATGTTGGACAAAAAATGATGGCTGACGCCCTTAAAGTTCCAGTATCCGTAATGGAAACTGCTGGTGAAGGTGGTCCATGGGGTATGGCTTTACTAGCTTCTTATTTAATAAATAAAGAAGCTGGGCAATCAATGGAATCTTTCTTAAATAACCAAGTATTCTCTATTGAATCTCCTAATTCTGTTGAACCTTCAGTAACAGGATCAAATGACTTTGAAGAATTCATGGAAAGGTATACAATGATGTTAGAAGTAGAGAAGACTGCTGTAAAGTCTATAACTTAA
- a CDS encoding pentapeptide repeat-containing protein, whose protein sequence is MKKILPPKLPLNLPEADFEAVLDYEDPVLEHVLIQDCTIHLDSLRNVEFKNMIFKNVFFEQFSVPNAYFKDVLFDHCQCINAQIDESALKRVEFRQCRMNGISFGESFLEDVQFNQSMLDLSGFAYAKHKNVRFTSCQMKESDFYENQLKNIQFDECDMSGIRFSNTSLNGVDLRTSTFEKIVVNTQDIKGAIVNREQALGFMQLLGLVIED, encoded by the coding sequence ATGAAAAAAATTCTTCCTCCAAAACTTCCTCTGAATTTACCAGAAGCTGACTTTGAAGCGGTTCTTGATTACGAAGATCCCGTATTAGAACATGTACTGATTCAAGATTGCACAATTCATCTAGATTCACTGCGCAATGTAGAATTCAAGAATATGATATTTAAAAACGTGTTTTTTGAACAATTCAGTGTGCCGAATGCTTATTTCAAAGATGTCCTTTTTGATCACTGCCAATGTATTAACGCTCAAATTGATGAATCGGCTTTAAAAAGAGTCGAATTCAGACAATGCAGAATGAACGGTATATCTTTCGGAGAAAGCTTTCTAGAAGATGTTCAATTTAATCAAAGCATGTTAGATTTGTCTGGATTTGCTTATGCGAAACACAAAAATGTTCGGTTTACTTCTTGTCAGATGAAAGAAAGTGATTTCTACGAGAACCAACTGAAAAACATTCAATTTGATGAATGCGACATGTCCGGTATTCGTTTTTCCAACACTTCTTTGAACGGTGTCGATTTGAGAACATCCACTTTTGAAAAAATCGTCGTGAATACTCAAGATATTAAAGGCGCTATTGTGAATAGAGAACAAGCCCTTGGCTTTATGCAGTTACTTGGCCTTGTAATTGAAGACTAG
- a CDS encoding L-ribulose-5-phosphate 4-epimerase: MLEALRSHVYKANMDLPEYKLITFTWGNVSGIDRDSNLVVIKPSGVAYEDLSPENMVIVDLDGNIVEGELNPSSDTATHLELYKNFQHIGGIVHTHSPWAVSYAQAGRDIPAAGTTQADYFYGSIPVTREMTVEEISKDYELKTGSVIIETFQKRSIDPDKVPGVLVNDHGPFTWGESPEEAVHNSVVLEQVAEMTYHSLQLNPEKIEMSQNLLDKHYLRKHGDNAYYGQK, translated from the coding sequence TTGCTTGAAGCATTAAGAAGTCATGTCTACAAAGCTAATATGGATTTACCAGAATATAAGTTAATTACCTTTACATGGGGTAATGTTAGCGGAATCGATAGAGACTCTAATTTAGTAGTGATTAAGCCTAGCGGAGTGGCTTATGAAGATCTCTCACCAGAGAACATGGTTATTGTAGACTTGGATGGCAATATCGTTGAAGGAGAACTGAATCCATCTAGTGATACAGCAACTCATTTGGAATTATATAAAAATTTTCAGCATATAGGAGGAATCGTTCATACACATTCTCCATGGGCTGTTAGTTATGCTCAAGCCGGAAGAGATATTCCAGCAGCGGGAACGACCCAAGCTGATTATTTCTATGGATCAATCCCGGTCACAAGAGAGATGACCGTAGAAGAAATTTCAAAAGACTACGAGTTGAAAACCGGTTCAGTAATTATTGAGACTTTCCAGAAAAGAAGTATTGATCCAGACAAAGTGCCTGGTGTATTGGTTAACGATCATGGACCTTTCACTTGGGGAGAGTCTCCGGAAGAAGCTGTGCATAATTCAGTTGTATTAGAACAAGTTGCTGAAATGACTTACCACAGTTTGCAACTGAATCCTGAAAAAATAGAGATGAGTCAAAACCTTCTCGATAAGCACTATTTGAGAAAACATGGCGATAACGCTTATTACGGTCAAAAATAA
- a CDS encoding DEAD/DEAH box helicase: MFKKQFFPESTIKSLASNTNVFAEGLKLSGDQAVKLTSVNDKESTLVFSVEDAKSEQVNLRFYPNGVAKKYHCTCVPFEKNSGACKHVVASMLQANLVQQDDLKKVLKSASGAALKEPMFSYKKSEEALKQLIQVSKQEISRQTNDYKNQSLKFEFILNVSGTGYAYAYDLYMKVGLDRLYVVKNIPHVISEILEGRSYEFGKNFTYDPYKHGLNPADRKMLEILYDVYHLVRSATPVGYANSYQNKSDIEVPSRSLKMVLKALERTDGGFVRFGRPPKHLMKLSDLDKVLITDSFERFPLKFQLEKKEQLYHFSIMEEDVEELEMNFHRGANIVEWNHEFFFLTSEQYKLLSNLMEVFSKNQHAPLVMRSRDLTEFASTVLSQLSSFLDIEVNQEVQQTVFREELVAQCYIDTLDDQLLISPVFKYGELTIFPLKDQPIDEAMEKVVIRQLIKEDGLLRLAHECLSTAVVRDGRWVLDSLDELSEFLYESLPIIAEQFEIFMSTNAKQLVYEPRTAPSISIELNRNSNLLDINFEAEDIEADDLKELIRQLNNNKHYYRLSNGKILNLKEEKFKQLNETVQKMDIDTEDIKEEMTVPLFQGLTVLEDSIINQGNQFRKLTQQLLEPQSLNFELPNELQADLRPYQKTGFNWLKSLDHYGFGGVLADDMGLGKTLQTITFLLSKVQEVGGQYLIICPSSVLYNWQHEFQKFAPGIQTILVAGSIEEREAAIRQSIDEEIPVLITSYPLIQRDFILYKDHDFKTIILDESQNVKNSSAKTTQAVMHLKADTKFALSGTPIENNLGELWSLFSIVQPGLFKNRKAYKQTTQSRIAAKIRPFVLRRLKRDVLSDLPAKTETTEYIELSPEQKRIYQSQLTMIREEVKGMIQENTFERNRIRVLAGMTRLRQICCDPSLISSDFEGDSSKLERLLEYLEEARLNGKRVVLFSQFTSMLSIIKERLDKQEVDYHYLDGQTKNEDRLKLTTRFNMGEKDLFLISLKAGGTGLNLTGGDTVILYDSWWNPAIEDQAADRVHRYGQKNAVQVIRLIATGTIEERINELQAKKRELIDDVIETGNEKTITSLSKDEVLNLLND, from the coding sequence ATGTTCAAAAAGCAATTTTTCCCTGAGAGTACGATAAAAAGCTTAGCGTCGAATACGAACGTATTTGCTGAAGGATTAAAACTATCTGGTGATCAAGCGGTAAAGCTTACTTCAGTAAATGATAAGGAAAGCACTTTGGTATTTTCAGTTGAAGATGCTAAAAGCGAGCAGGTCAATCTTAGATTCTATCCAAATGGGGTGGCTAAGAAGTACCACTGTACCTGTGTTCCTTTTGAAAAAAATTCTGGAGCTTGTAAGCACGTAGTAGCAAGTATGCTTCAAGCCAATTTAGTACAACAAGATGACCTGAAAAAAGTATTGAAGTCTGCTTCGGGAGCTGCCCTTAAGGAACCGATGTTTTCCTACAAAAAAAGCGAAGAAGCACTCAAGCAGCTAATTCAAGTCTCAAAACAAGAAATTTCTAGACAAACAAATGATTATAAAAACCAATCTTTGAAATTTGAATTTATCCTAAATGTTAGTGGAACGGGTTATGCTTATGCGTACGACCTATATATGAAAGTCGGTCTGGATAGATTATACGTAGTTAAAAATATTCCACACGTCATTTCAGAGATCTTAGAAGGTCGTTCGTATGAATTTGGTAAAAACTTTACCTATGATCCCTATAAACATGGTTTGAATCCGGCAGACAGAAAAATGCTTGAGATCCTATATGACGTCTATCATTTAGTAAGGTCTGCGACACCTGTAGGCTATGCCAATTCTTATCAGAACAAGAGCGATATTGAAGTACCTTCAAGAAGTCTTAAAATGGTACTAAAAGCTCTGGAAAGAACGGATGGAGGCTTTGTTAGATTCGGCCGACCACCAAAACATCTGATGAAACTAAGTGATTTGGACAAAGTGCTGATCACGGATTCTTTTGAGCGATTCCCACTTAAATTCCAGTTAGAGAAGAAAGAGCAGCTGTATCACTTCTCCATTATGGAAGAAGATGTAGAGGAACTTGAAATGAACTTCCACAGAGGTGCAAACATTGTCGAATGGAATCATGAGTTTTTCTTCCTGACTTCGGAACAATATAAATTACTGAGCAACTTAATGGAAGTATTCAGTAAAAACCAACATGCACCTTTAGTAATGCGCTCTAGAGACCTAACGGAATTCGCCTCTACTGTGCTATCGCAGTTATCTTCGTTTTTAGATATCGAAGTCAATCAAGAAGTGCAACAAACTGTTTTCCGAGAAGAGTTGGTCGCACAATGTTATATCGATACATTAGATGACCAGTTACTAATTAGTCCAGTTTTTAAATACGGAGAACTAACGATTTTCCCGCTCAAAGATCAGCCAATCGATGAAGCAATGGAAAAAGTCGTGATCAGACAATTGATCAAAGAAGACGGACTGCTTAGACTAGCACATGAATGTTTAAGTACCGCAGTTGTTAGAGACGGACGCTGGGTGCTGGATTCATTAGATGAGTTAAGTGAGTTTCTCTATGAAAGTTTACCCATCATAGCTGAACAATTTGAAATCTTTATGTCTACGAATGCGAAGCAATTAGTCTATGAGCCAAGAACGGCGCCTTCTATTTCAATTGAATTAAATCGAAACTCTAATCTTCTGGATATCAACTTTGAAGCAGAAGATATTGAAGCGGATGATTTAAAAGAATTGATCAGACAACTCAACAACAACAAACACTACTACCGTTTATCGAACGGCAAGATTTTGAATTTAAAAGAAGAGAAGTTCAAGCAATTGAACGAAACCGTTCAGAAGATGGATATTGATACAGAAGATATTAAAGAGGAAATGACCGTACCCTTGTTCCAAGGGTTAACCGTACTCGAAGACTCTATTATCAATCAAGGGAATCAATTCAGGAAGCTAACGCAGCAATTGCTGGAACCACAGAGTTTGAATTTCGAGTTACCTAACGAGCTTCAAGCTGATCTTAGACCGTACCAGAAAACTGGATTCAACTGGCTTAAATCACTTGACCATTATGGATTTGGTGGTGTACTAGCGGATGATATGGGACTTGGGAAAACACTCCAAACCATCACATTCTTGCTTTCTAAAGTACAAGAAGTTGGCGGACAGTATTTAATCATTTGTCCTTCGAGTGTCTTGTATAACTGGCAGCACGAGTTTCAAAAATTCGCTCCAGGTATCCAAACGATTCTAGTAGCAGGTTCTATAGAAGAACGAGAAGCCGCTATCCGTCAATCGATTGACGAAGAAATCCCAGTGCTCATTACGAGCTATCCATTGATTCAAAGAGATTTTATCTTGTATAAAGATCATGACTTCAAAACGATTATTTTGGATGAATCTCAAAATGTGAAGAACAGTTCAGCTAAAACGACTCAAGCTGTGATGCATTTGAAAGCTGATACAAAATTTGCTTTATCTGGAACACCGATCGAAAATAACCTTGGAGAGTTATGGTCACTATTTTCTATTGTTCAACCTGGACTGTTTAAAAACAGGAAAGCTTATAAACAGACAACGCAGAGTCGTATTGCAGCTAAAATTCGTCCTTTCGTATTAAGACGACTGAAACGCGATGTATTGAGTGATTTACCTGCTAAAACAGAGACAACGGAATATATTGAATTATCACCTGAACAAAAACGCATCTATCAGTCTCAATTAACGATGATACGTGAAGAAGTCAAAGGGATGATTCAAGAGAATACATTTGAAAGAAATAGAATTCGAGTGCTTGCTGGGATGACAAGGTTAAGACAGATCTGTTGTGATCCATCACTGATTTCTTCAGACTTTGAAGGAGATAGTTCTAAGCTCGAGCGATTACTAGAATACCTTGAAGAAGCAAGACTAAATGGAAAACGTGTTGTCTTATTCTCTCAATTCACATCAATGTTAAGTATTATAAAAGAACGATTGGACAAGCAAGAAGTGGATTATCACTATCTTGACGGTCAGACTAAAAATGAAGACCGATTAAAACTAACGACCCGATTTAATATGGGAGAAAAAGATTTATTCCTGATTTCACTTAAAGCAGGCGGGACTGGATTGAACCTTACTGGTGGAGATACGGTTATCTTGTATGACTCATGGTGGAACCCAGCCATTGAAGACCAAGCAGCGGATCGTGTACATCGATATGGGCAGAAAAATGCTGTTCAAGTTATCCGTTTAATTGCTACGGGTACAATTGAAGAAAGAATCAATGAGTTACAAGCGAAAAAACGTGAGTTAATTGATGATGTCATTGAAACCGGAAATGAAAAAACGATTACGAGTCTGTCAAAAGACGAAGTATTGAATTTGTTGAACGATTAA